Genomic DNA from Candidatus Nanopelagicales bacterium:
CCGCGACTCCCCAGGCGAAGATGCGGCGCTTGCCCAGGACGTCGCCGAGGCTGCCGCCGACGAGCAGGAAGGACCCCAGCGTGAGCAGGTAGGCGTCCAGGACCCACTGCAGGGTGGCCAGCCCCCCGCCGAGGTCCGCGCCGATCCGCGGCAGCGCGACGCTGACGACGCTGGAGTCGAGGAACGCCAGCCCGGACGCGAGGATCAGCGCCGCCAGGGCGATCCGGCCCCGCCGCGTGCCCAGCCGCAGCAGCGGATCGTCGGTCACGGCCGTGACCGTACGCCCGCAGTCGCCCCCCGCCCTCCCCCCGCCCTCCCCCCGCCCCCCTCCGCGAGTGGAGGGTTGTGGTGGAAGTCGATCGATCCAAAACAGCCACAGGTCACCACTCGGCGGGGGGAGGATGCGGGTAACCCGGCCACGCCCCAGGAGGTCCCACCCATGACCGCCGACGGAGGCCCCGAGCTCGTCCAGCTCCTCACCCCGGAGGGCGAGCGGGTCCACCACCCCGAGTACGACGTCGACCTCGACGACGACGCGCTGCGGGCCCTGTACCGCGACCTGGTGCTGGTGCGCCGGGCCGACGCCGAGGCCACCGCGCTGCAGCGCCAGGGCGAGCTCGGGCTGTGGCCGCCGCTGCTGGGCCAGGAGGCCGCGCAGGTCGGCTCCGGTCGCGCGCTGCGGCCCGACGACTACGCGTTCCCCACCTATCGCGAGCACGGTGTCGCCTGGACCCGCGGGGTCGACCCGCTGCAGCTGCTCGGGCTGTTCCGCGGCGTCACCGACGGCGGCTGGGACCCGCACGAGCACAACTTCGCGCTCTACACGATCGTCATCGGCGACCAGACCCTGCACGCGGTCGGCTACGCGATGGGCATCCAGCGCGACGGCGCCGACGAGGCGGTCATCGTGTACTTCGGCGACGGCGCCACCAGCCAGGGCGACGTGAACGAGTCGTTCGTGTTCGCGTCGGTCTTCAACGCGCCGGTGGTGTTCTTCTGCCAGAACAACCAGTGGGCGATCTCCGAACCGCTGGAGCGGCAGAG
This window encodes:
- the pdhA gene encoding pyruvate dehydrogenase (acetyl-transferring) E1 component subunit alpha, coding for MTADGGPELVQLLTPEGERVHHPEYDVDLDDDALRALYRDLVLVRRADAEATALQRQGELGLWPPLLGQEAAQVGSGRALRPDDYAFPTYREHGVAWTRGVDPLQLLGLFRGVTDGGWDPHEHNFALYTIVIGDQTLHAVGYAMGIQRDGADEAVIVYFGDGATSQGDVNESFVFASVFNAPVVFFCQNNQWAISEPLERQSRIPLYRRAAGFGFPGIRVDGNDVLAVLAVTQAALDAARDGEGPTLIEAFTYRMGAHTTSDDPTRYRVAAELEQWKLKDPIERVKSYLARSGKADAAFFKSVDAEAEAMAVRLRDGCRSMPDPAPTSMFDHVYAEQHPLIDAERAQMQSYLASFADSHGGRP